The genomic stretch GGCGACCTCGAGCGTCGGCGCGAGATCGAAGAGGATCGCCTTGAGGTCGGGCGTCCGGCGCGCGTACTCGGCCGCGAAGATGCCGGAGCCGCCTCCCACGTCCAGAAGCGTCGATCCGGGAAGGAGCGGCGCCATGTCGGCGAGACGGCGCGCCGCCTCGCGACCGGTCGTGTGCGTGCTCCGGATGTAGCGGCGGACGCGCTCGGGATCGCCGGCGAGGAGCGCCTCGCTGGAGAGCCTGTAGCGCGGCGCGCCCTCGCGCAGTCCGCGCGCCAGATCCATCCACGCCATGTAGAGGTCGGACGTCATCTCGACGAGCCCCGTCGCGTCGCCGTCGACGCCCGGTACGAGATACGGCGCGACATCACGCGGAAGCACGTACGTCGCGCCGTGCTTGTGCACGAGCCCGAGTCCCACGAGCGCCTCGAGCAGCGCATCCATGCCGCGCGTGTCGGTCCCCGTGTGGCGCGCGAGATCTCCGAGGATCTGCGGGCGCTGGTGGAGCTGGCGAAAGACGCCGAGCGAGTACGCCGCCAGCACGGCGGCGGTCGCCTGGTATCCGGAGAGGAGCGAGCGGAGCTTGCCGAGCGCGGGCTGATCGGGAGCGGGGACGGGACGCGGAGGGCCCTCGCCGGCACTCTGGACGCCCGTGCGGAACGGCTTCCTGCGGTCCCGGTGCGGACGCTGCGCTTGGCCGCGATCGGGACGATCCTGGCGCTCGAAACGATCCCGGTGCTGCGTGCGAGGCTGGTGCTCGGCTCCTGGCGGGTGCTCGGCGTGAGGCTCTGGCCGGTCGAACCGCTCCTGACGCTCGTGCCGTACGGGGCGATCGCCGTAGGCGCGCTCATGGCGAGGACGAGGAGCGCGATCCGTGCGCCCCGAGTACCCCTGCTCGCGATCGCGGTAGCCCCCTCCGCGCGGGGACGGTCCGCGCTCGCCGTACCGGCCGCCCGGCTCGCGCCTGGGCCCCTGCCCGTGGGCCCTGGGCCCCGGCCCCACCATCGGCCGCCTCGCGCCATAGGGATCACGGCCGCGCTGCGTCTCCTCCGCAAGCTCTCGCATGAGCGCGAGCTCCTCGGGGGGGATCTGGGTGCCGTACTGCGGATGCTCCTTCACCGGCGCGGGCCCCGCGGGACGCGGCCCTCGGCCGGGGCGCCCCGCCCCGGGACGCGGTCCGCCGGCTCCTCCTCGAGGACGGTCGTAGCGCGACCCGGCGGCCGGACGGAATCCGCCGCCACCCTTCCGGTGGCCTCCAGCCCGGGGCCCTTTCCCCCCGGGCCCTCCCTGCGAGGGACGCGATCCCTGGCCGGAGCGTGGTCCCGAGCCCTGTCCGTACCGTGAACCCTGACCTCCCCCGTGCGATGCGCCGCCGCCCGCGCGAGGACCTTTCCTGCGATTGGATGGAATCATGATGTGAGTCGAGTCCCTATCTGGGTTGGAATTCCGGGGCTGACCGGGTCCTGCGTGTGCGGCGGGGCGCGTCAGGCGAGCGACGCGCGAACCAGCTCGCTCAGGAACTTTCCGTCGGCCCTTCCCTTGGCGCGGGCCTGCACTTCCTTCATGGCGCGCCCGAAGTCCTTCATGGACGTGATCTGGTGCTCCGCGAGCACCTGTCGAACCAGCTCGCGGGCTTCGTCCTCCGTGAGCTGGGCGGGAAGATACTCCTGCACCAGCTTGACCTCACCACGGATCGTTTCGGCCTCGGCGGGCCTGCCGAGCTTCTCGTATTCCGCCGCCGTCTCGCGCAGCTTCTTCGCATACGCGCCGATCACGGCGATCACTTCGTCGTCGGAGAGCGACGTCTTCGAGGCCGACTTCTTTCGCTCGAGGAGGAGCTGGCTGCGCATCATGCGGAGTGTGGAGAGACGCGCCGCGTCGCCGGCTTTCAACGCCGACTTCATATCCTGTTCGAGGCGCTCCTCCAGCATGCCCTTCGTCCCCGAGCCCTACACGAGCGCCCCCGCGAGGGGGCGGCTTCGAACAGGCTGAAAGTATAGCAGAATGTTGACATAGGGGAGAAAAAGCTCCAGACTCCGCCGGTTTCCTTCCCCAAAGGTCGGTCTCCGGAGGATCTCCATGGCTTCACCCACGGCTCGCGCCGTATGTCGGTCCGTCCTCGCCCTCGTCTCCCTGCTCGCCCTCGCCCCGAACGCCCACGCGGTGGAAGAGCGCCTTTGGGTTTCGCTGGGACCCTCGGCTTCCTTCTATGATCCCGAGCAAGCGTTGAAGGATGGTCCGGGGCTGAACCTCACGGCGGCGGGGTTCCTGAACCGGTGGGTCGGCGTCCAGGGGACCTTCCTCACGGCCGCCCCCGAATGGGAACAGCCCCTCACGGGCGACGGATCGTTCACCCACTTCGGCGCCGGCGTCATCGTGACGCCCGACCGCTTTCGCTGGAGCCTTCCCTATCTCTACCTGGGCCTCGGCTCGGTGAGCACGGACGACCCGACCGGGGGATCGAAGAGCTTCGGCGCGTATCACCTTGGCGCGGGCATGAACTTCCGGATCGGCGAGCGGCTCGGCTTCCGACTCGACGGGAGCAATGTCTCGTTCGAGCAGGAGGACGGAGCGGGCCGGGACACGCGCGTGAACACGTTCCAGATCACCGGCGCCGTCTCGGCGTTCTGGCTCGGCCGTCCCCGCGACACCGACACGGACGGCGTGCCCGACAAGCAGGACAAGAGCCCCGCGACGCCCGCGGGAGCGGTCGTGGACGCCACCGGGACGCCGCTCGACACCGACAAGGACGGAGTCTTCGACGGACTCGACAAGAGCCCGGCGACCCCGCTCGGCGCCAAGGTCGATCTCGCCGGCGTCGCGATCGACTCCGACACGGACGGCGTGGCCGACGGGATCGACCGCTGCGATTCCACGGCCGTGGGCGTCGTCGTGGACGCGCAGGGCTGCGGGCTCGACACGGACGGCGACAAGGTCTCCGACGGCCCCGACAAGTGCCCCGACACGCCTTCGGGGGCGGTCGTGGACACGACGGGATGCCCTGTCGACGCCGACAGGGACGGGATCGCGGACGGGGTCGATGTCTGCCCCGCCACGCCGTCGGGATCGCTCGTCAACGCGGGCGGGTGCCCCATCGAGCTCACGAAGTACGAGCGCCTGCTCGTCCAGGAATGGCTCATCCGTCTCACCGATCTCGAGTTCCTCCCCGACACGACCGCGCTCGCGCCCGCGGGGCAGGCGCGGCTCGACTCCGTGGCGGTGGCGCTCCTCCAGTGGCCGATG from Candidatus Eisenbacteria bacterium encodes the following:
- a CDS encoding OmpA family protein; this translates as MASPTARAVCRSVLALVSLLALAPNAHAVEERLWVSLGPSASFYDPEQALKDGPGLNLTAAGFLNRWVGVQGTFLTAAPEWEQPLTGDGSFTHFGAGVIVTPDRFRWSLPYLYLGLGSVSTDDPTGGSKSFGAYHLGAGMNFRIGERLGFRLDGSNVSFEQEDGAGRDTRVNTFQITGAVSAFWLGRPRDTDTDGVPDKQDKSPATPAGAVVDATGTPLDTDKDGVFDGLDKSPATPLGAKVDLAGVAIDSDTDGVADGIDRCDSTAVGVVVDAQGCGLDTDGDKVSDGPDKCPDTPSGAVVDTTGCPVDADRDGIADGVDVCPATPSGSLVNAGGCPIELTKYERLLVQEWLIRLTDLEFLPDTTALAPAGQARLDSVAVALLQWPMAKVEIASHVDNSVEPGYRVPLSTMRVRAVLQYLVRAHPTLDQKNFWITGYGDTEPLVPNTSEANRRRNRRIEFKVMNMNVLQEERARREGFGSTPAPPTPGLQSRATSTEG
- a CDS encoding GatB/YqeY domain-containing protein is translated as MLEERLEQDMKSALKAGDAARLSTLRMMRSQLLLERKKSASKTSLSDDEVIAVIGAYAKKLRETAAEYEKLGRPAEAETIRGEVKLVQEYLPAQLTEDEARELVRQVLAEHQITSMKDFGRAMKEVQARAKGRADGKFLSELVRASLA
- a CDS encoding methyltransferase; this translates as MKEHPQYGTQIPPEELALMRELAEETQRGRDPYGARRPMVGPGPRAHGQGPRREPGGRYGERGPSPRGGGYRDREQGYSGRTDRAPRPRHERAYGDRPVRHERQERFDRPEPHAEHPPGAEHQPRTQHRDRFERQDRPDRGQAQRPHRDRRKPFRTGVQSAGEGPPRPVPAPDQPALGKLRSLLSGYQATAAVLAAYSLGVFRQLHQRPQILGDLARHTGTDTRGMDALLEALVGLGLVHKHGATYVLPRDVAPYLVPGVDGDATGLVEMTSDLYMAWMDLARGLREGAPRYRLSSEALLAGDPERVRRYIRSTHTTGREAARRLADMAPLLPGSTLLDVGGGSGIFAAEYARRTPDLKAILFDLAPTLEVAREILRHEDAEDLVEYVSGDYRHDAYPAPVDTILLSNVLQTESEENAVEILRRCREALRPGGTLLVHGSMGDGGSVPEPPLALASLFFYVLFDEGRAWSIERVSGWLAQEGFGVRSGRPLGAPFHTRLLVASRLE